One Microplitis mediator isolate UGA2020A chromosome 3, iyMicMedi2.1, whole genome shotgun sequence DNA segment encodes these proteins:
- the LOC130665015 gene encoding myophilin, whose protein sequence is MACNRATKSGFAAEAQKKINSKYSEELAQECLEWIKTITGEDINTNGDMDNFYEILKDGTVLCRLINHIKEGSVKKINQTSMAFKCMENINAFLEAARNVGVPPQETFQTVDLWERQNLNSVVICLQSLGRKAGSFGKPSIGPKEADKNVRNFSEEQLRAGQGVISLQYGSNKGANQSGINFGNTRHM, encoded by the exons aTGGCGTGCAATAGAGCAACTAAATCTGGATTTGCAGCAGAAGCGCAAAAGAAG ATTAACAGCAAGTATAGCGAAGAATTAGCTCAAGAATGTCTTGAATGGATAAAAACCATTACGGGTGAAGACATTAACACAAATGGTGACATGGATAATTTCTATGAAATCCTCAAGGATGGAACAGTTTTATGCAG ATTGATTAACCACATAAAAGAAggttctgtaaaaaaaattaatcaaacatCCATGGCTTTTAAATGTATGGAAAACATCAATGCTTTTCTGGAAGCAGCTAGAAACGTTGGTGTTCCACCTCAGGAAACATTTCAAACTGTTGATCTTTGGGAACGACAAAATCTTAATTCTGTTGTGATTTGCCTACAATCACTTGGAAGAAAG GCTGGAAGTTTTGGTAAACCAAGTATCGGACCCAAAGAAGCGGACAAAAATGTTCGTAATTTTTCTGAAGAACAGTTACGAGCTGGACAAGGAGTTATTAGTTTACAATACGGTAGTAACAAAGGAGCAAATCAGAGTGGTATTAACTTTGGGAATACCAGACACATGTag